Proteins from a single region of Chitinivibrionales bacterium:
- a CDS encoding methionine synthase has product MGKIVDLVKSGRTLVSDGAWGTFLQQKGLGAGECPEQWNITRRHDVLEAAASYIGAGSDMIQTNSFGGSRFKLDHYGLGNQAMGINKAAAEISRKAAGDKLVIGSIGPSGKILMMGDVTEEQLYEGFKEQAVALQAGGADAACIETMAALDEALLAVKAVKENTRLETICTFTFQKTVNNDYRTMMGVSPTDMTTALIEAGVDIIGSNCGNGVEQMIDIVNEIRVQNKDIPILIHANAGLPVVKDGQNTFPETPDDMARLAPELEKAGAAIIGGCCGTTPDHISAIVSSLRKENA; this is encoded by the coding sequence ATGGGTAAAATAGTTGACTTAGTCAAATCGGGTCGCACGCTTGTTTCCGACGGCGCCTGGGGGACATTTCTCCAACAGAAAGGGCTGGGAGCCGGTGAGTGCCCGGAGCAGTGGAATATTACCCGGCGGCACGATGTTCTGGAAGCTGCGGCAAGCTATATCGGCGCCGGTTCGGACATGATTCAGACAAACAGTTTTGGCGGAAGCCGCTTTAAACTTGATCATTACGGCCTTGGCAACCAGGCGATGGGAATTAACAAAGCCGCGGCTGAAATTTCCAGGAAAGCCGCCGGCGACAAGCTGGTCATCGGGTCAATCGGTCCGAGCGGGAAAATCCTTATGATGGGCGATGTCACCGAAGAACAACTCTATGAAGGATTCAAAGAGCAGGCCGTCGCCCTGCAAGCGGGTGGCGCCGATGCCGCGTGTATCGAAACAATGGCAGCGCTCGATGAAGCCCTGCTTGCCGTAAAAGCAGTGAAAGAGAACACCCGGCTCGAAACAATCTGCACGTTCACGTTCCAGAAAACCGTCAATAACGATTACCGGACCATGATGGGCGTCTCGCCGACGGACATGACCACCGCGCTCATCGAAGCCGGCGTCGATATCATCGGCAGTAACTGCGGCAACGGCGTCGAACAGATGATCGACATTGTCAACGAGATCAGAGTGCAGAATAAAGACATTCCCATTCTGATTCACGCCAACGCAGGCCTTCCGGTTGTGAAAGACGGTCAAAACACCTTTCCCGAAACTCCCGACGACATGGCCCGGCTTGCCCCTGAGCTTGAAAAGGCGGGCGCCGCTATTATCGGCGGATGTTGCGGCACCACTCCCGACCATATTTCGGCTATCGTATCATCGCTCAGAAAGGAGAATGCCTGA